In a single window of the uncultured Dysgonomonas sp. genome:
- a CDS encoding SusD/RagB family nutrient-binding outer membrane lipoprotein, with protein MKTRIKFLFIIFTLLSVTSCTKDWLDVNDNPNSPTVAELSKLLSGSERYMTYALGQGNFLGNNLSSYTHHLVSREVQNYGMTTTANNIYNSWNYFYIYSLTDFDAIIKNAEPDGNLIYAGIAKTLKAYTLSMMVDLWGDIPYTEFNNPDIKAPKADKSSSIYNAAFDLLEAGVADLGNKDAANLLKPGTDDFFYGGDKDKWIRLNNTIKLKLLLQTRKAKSDITDWQKRLSDLITANNFIKSGEDFEFWYTAKTSPDERHPAFVAEYANKSTTHYISPFFYEIMKGLTYNNTKNPFAGITDPRVPYYFYNQLKTGQASQSNHSYREGNFLSIFFADNGSNNAGDQSSSMSKVGIYVCGGKYDDGNGGAVSADTGNGVAPLKFITFHSFKFMMAELALTGEISGDAKNLLKEGIDASIAHVNTVAEEGKVTTIATADRNTFTTAVLGKYDAASEAGKLEIILTQKWIGNFFSPEDAYTDYRRTGYPVLFNPANTTDPGFGVNPTVTALSPARVPISPIASFPRSLYYPATTEIDLNPNMDQKTDVSVKFIFWDK; from the coding sequence ATGAAAACTAGAATAAAATTCTTATTTATTATATTCACTCTTCTTTCTGTTACATCATGTACGAAAGACTGGCTGGATGTCAATGATAACCCTAATAGCCCGACTGTTGCTGAACTTTCCAAATTATTGTCTGGTAGTGAAAGATATATGACTTATGCACTCGGGCAGGGTAACTTCCTTGGAAATAATTTATCTTCATATACACACCATCTGGTATCGCGTGAAGTACAAAATTATGGTATGACCACCACTGCGAATAATATCTACAACTCATGGAATTATTTCTATATTTATTCGCTTACCGATTTCGACGCCATTATTAAAAATGCAGAACCGGATGGAAATCTAATTTATGCTGGTATCGCAAAAACTCTAAAAGCATATACTCTTTCGATGATGGTAGACCTTTGGGGAGATATTCCTTATACAGAATTCAATAATCCTGATATAAAAGCACCTAAAGCAGACAAAAGTTCGTCTATTTATAATGCAGCGTTTGACCTACTGGAAGCAGGCGTAGCTGATCTGGGGAATAAAGACGCCGCAAATCTCTTAAAACCCGGAACTGACGATTTTTTCTATGGTGGAGATAAAGATAAATGGATTCGCTTGAACAATACGATTAAACTGAAATTGCTCTTGCAGACGCGCAAAGCAAAATCTGATATTACTGATTGGCAAAAAAGATTATCAGACCTGATTACAGCAAATAACTTTATTAAATCCGGAGAAGATTTCGAGTTCTGGTATACAGCAAAGACCAGTCCGGATGAACGCCACCCTGCTTTTGTTGCGGAATATGCCAACAAGAGTACGACTCATTATATCAGCCCATTTTTCTATGAAATTATGAAAGGCCTGACCTATAACAATACTAAAAACCCATTTGCTGGAATAACAGACCCTAGGGTTCCGTATTATTTCTATAATCAGTTGAAGACAGGTCAAGCTTCACAAAGTAATCACTCTTATCGTGAAGGTAATTTCTTGTCTATCTTTTTCGCAGACAATGGGTCCAATAATGCGGGAGACCAATCGAGCTCAATGAGTAAAGTGGGTATCTATGTTTGTGGAGGAAAATACGATGATGGCAATGGTGGTGCTGTTTCAGCAGATACTGGTAATGGGGTAGCTCCTCTCAAATTTATTACTTTCCATTCGTTTAAGTTTATGATGGCAGAGTTGGCTCTTACCGGTGAAATAAGTGGTGACGCGAAAAACTTGCTTAAAGAAGGGATAGATGCCTCAATAGCACATGTAAATACAGTAGCAGAAGAAGGCAAAGTTACTACAATAGCGACGGCTGACAGAAATACTTTTACAACAGCGGTGCTTGGAAAATACGATGCGGCATCGGAAGCAGGAAAATTAGAGATTATCCTGACTCAAAAGTGGATTGGAAACTTCTTCTCTCCCGAAGATGCCTATACAGACTATCGCAGAACAGGCTATCCGGTATTATTTAATCCTGCTAATACAACAGATCCGGGATTTGGTGTAAACCCTACTGTTACTGCACTTTCACCTGCGAGAGTGCCTATTTCTCCGATTGCATCTTTTCCTAGATCCCTATATTATCCTGCCACTACCGAAATAGACCTTAATCCGAATATGGATCAAAAAACGGACGTGTCAGTGAAATTTATATTCTGGGATAAATAA
- a CDS encoding SusC/RagA family TonB-linked outer membrane protein: MKKRVVLILSCLLLSVGFTVAQTTRISGTVIDSNGEPVISASVVVKGTTIGTITDLDGKFSINVPEGNNILVFSLIGMKTMESRPVQDMKVVLQSDENILDEVVVTAMGISRSDKALGYAVAKVDPSNAVQKAEPDLFRSLNGKIPGVQVSSSSSVAGSATKVSVRGNSSIYGDNDPLYVVDGIPYSNPEVTTGSRLTSGGAYGSGISTLDPNDIESMSVLKGAASAALYGSRAANGVILITTKSGAKRKRASQKGLEVTLTSSYAWENVASLPDYQNTYGPGSNFVYSNANGSWGPAFSDLATIPTWSNYLAAYPDMATTQEYKAYPNNVKNLFRTGGLLDLSANIVSYNDKGNFNLTISRTDQEGYIPNSEFERNSFSVGGNQKLDNGIRVGGTLSYSRTIQDGPFFGAGSYTGSASSFARTLILPRNFDTSSAIPYETPAGANLFPLSGVDNPIWSWKNNTINTVTDRVVTSLNTGYDFTKWLSFDYTFGWNQYGMDRKEVINIGSAAKSGKGYILDNTYKVQELESIFVLSFNKDFGPDYNLKASVGHNVNQRTINEATQDGTEMIYKGIYNVDNTLTQTASEYYTRRRLWAIFADVTFGYKNYLYLNATLRNDHSSTLPKDNNSYYYPAFTGSFIFTEAFNIKPDVLSFGKLRLGWGQVGNDASPYYKNGTYLKDDPFDKRPIMLYPTSSYDPELKPEFTSEFEIGTELKFFGDRIGIDFAWYNRSIKDMIAPISLPRSTGSSSYYTNFGKISNKGVEIGLSATPIELRNSFRWDIFATFTQNKSKVVSLTNGVERITLSTGSTSEPQPTMQPGSPYGILRGTKIARDEDGNPLVNPSTGAYMVDPELGELGNPYPDFKSAITNTLSYKGVTFSFMFDMSVGGVIVSGPASDMLGRGVTKYNEDRLGTRILPGILADPNTQKPILDANGNKIQNTIQISENDLWFASNSTNPTLAMNGVQEFQTFDATVFHLSEISLGYDIPKAWLKKTFIGSASLSILARNLWHYAPGFPKHLNYDPGSNSFGAGNVQGIDKETAPTTRRIGLNLKLTF; the protein is encoded by the coding sequence GGATGGTAAGTTTTCCATCAATGTGCCTGAAGGGAATAATATACTGGTATTTTCATTGATCGGAATGAAAACGATGGAAAGCAGACCCGTTCAGGACATGAAAGTAGTACTGCAAAGTGATGAAAACATATTAGACGAAGTTGTTGTAACGGCAATGGGTATCAGTCGTTCAGATAAAGCCTTGGGCTATGCAGTAGCCAAGGTAGATCCGAGCAATGCTGTACAAAAAGCTGAACCGGATTTGTTCCGTTCGTTAAACGGAAAGATCCCAGGGGTGCAAGTAAGCTCGTCATCATCTGTTGCCGGTAGTGCGACAAAAGTATCTGTTCGCGGTAATTCTTCTATTTATGGGGATAATGATCCATTATATGTAGTAGACGGTATTCCTTATAGCAACCCGGAAGTTACCACCGGTAGCAGACTTACCTCTGGTGGTGCTTATGGTTCAGGAATTTCTACATTAGACCCTAATGATATTGAGAGCATGAGCGTACTCAAAGGTGCAGCATCTGCAGCATTATACGGTTCACGCGCAGCAAACGGAGTTATATTGATCACAACTAAATCGGGTGCCAAAAGAAAGCGTGCATCTCAAAAAGGTCTTGAAGTAACTTTGACATCATCATATGCATGGGAGAACGTTGCGTCTTTACCTGATTATCAAAACACATATGGTCCGGGATCAAACTTTGTATATTCTAATGCAAATGGTTCGTGGGGACCAGCTTTCTCCGATCTGGCTACAATCCCAACGTGGAGCAACTATCTTGCGGCCTATCCGGATATGGCAACAACTCAAGAGTATAAAGCTTATCCTAATAACGTAAAGAACCTATTCCGCACAGGTGGACTATTGGATCTGTCTGCGAATATTGTGAGCTATAATGATAAAGGAAATTTCAATCTGACTATATCCCGCACAGATCAGGAAGGTTACATCCCTAATTCTGAATTTGAACGTAATTCTTTCAGCGTAGGTGGAAATCAAAAACTTGATAATGGCATCCGCGTAGGAGGAACTTTATCATATAGCCGGACCATTCAGGACGGACCATTTTTTGGAGCAGGTAGTTATACGGGGTCTGCAAGTTCATTCGCCCGTACCCTGATTCTACCCCGCAACTTTGACACTTCCAGTGCAATACCATATGAGACACCAGCCGGAGCCAATTTGTTCCCGCTAAGTGGAGTCGACAATCCAATATGGTCATGGAAGAACAATACGATAAATACTGTTACCGACCGTGTTGTAACAAGTTTAAATACCGGTTACGATTTCACTAAATGGTTGTCGTTTGATTACACATTCGGATGGAATCAATACGGAATGGACCGGAAAGAAGTTATAAACATTGGTTCTGCAGCAAAGTCCGGAAAAGGATATATATTAGACAATACATATAAAGTCCAAGAACTGGAATCTATTTTTGTCCTTTCTTTCAATAAAGATTTCGGGCCTGATTATAACCTAAAAGCCTCTGTAGGACACAATGTGAATCAACGTACTATTAATGAAGCCACACAAGACGGTACAGAGATGATATATAAGGGAATTTATAACGTTGACAACACATTGACTCAGACAGCGTCAGAGTATTATACCAGAAGACGGTTATGGGCTATATTTGCCGATGTGACGTTTGGTTATAAGAATTACCTTTATCTGAACGCAACATTGCGTAACGACCACTCCTCTACTTTACCTAAAGACAACAACAGTTACTATTATCCGGCTTTCACAGGATCTTTTATATTTACAGAAGCTTTCAATATCAAACCGGATGTATTGAGTTTTGGTAAACTGCGCCTTGGTTGGGGACAGGTAGGTAATGATGCTTCTCCTTACTACAAAAACGGAACATATCTGAAAGATGATCCGTTTGACAAACGTCCAATTATGTTATATCCAACGTCCAGTTACGATCCGGAGTTAAAACCGGAATTTACGTCGGAATTCGAAATTGGTACTGAATTGAAGTTCTTTGGAGACCGCATAGGAATTGATTTCGCATGGTATAACAGGTCTATCAAAGACATGATTGCTCCGATAAGTCTACCTCGTTCTACCGGGTCGAGCAGTTACTATACAAACTTTGGTAAGATAAGCAATAAAGGTGTTGAAATTGGACTATCCGCTACTCCAATCGAGCTACGAAACTCTTTTAGGTGGGATATCTTCGCTACATTTACCCAGAATAAGAGTAAAGTTGTTTCATTAACGAATGGTGTTGAACGCATCACATTATCAACCGGATCTACCAGCGAGCCACAACCTACTATGCAGCCGGGTTCTCCTTATGGAATTCTCCGCGGAACTAAAATAGCTCGTGATGAGGATGGAAATCCATTGGTAAATCCGTCTACCGGAGCCTATATGGTTGATCCTGAATTAGGAGAATTAGGTAATCCTTACCCTGATTTCAAATCTGCCATAACAAATACCCTGTCATATAAAGGTGTTACATTTAGCTTTATGTTCGACATGAGTGTTGGCGGTGTTATTGTATCCGGTCCGGCTTCGGATATGCTGGGACGTGGGGTAACTAAATATAATGAAGATCGTTTAGGGACCCGCATTCTGCCAGGTATTTTAGCTGATCCGAATACACAAAAACCGATACTGGATGCCAATGGTAATAAAATACAAAATACCATACAAATAAGCGAAAACGATCTATGGTTTGCATCGAACAGCACCAATCCTACCCTAGCAATGAATGGTGTACAGGAGTTCCAGACTTTCGATGCTACAGTATTCCATCTAAGCGAAATTTCTCTTGGCTATGATATACCTAAAGCTTGGTTGAAGAAAACATTCATTGGTTCTGCAAGCCTATCCATACTTGCGAGAAACTTATGGCACTATGCTCCGGGATTCCCGAAACATCTAAACTACGATCCGGGATCGAACTCCTTTGGTGCCGGCAATGTACAAGGGATTGATAAAGAGACAGCTCCTACTACACGCAGAATAGGATTGAATCTTAAATTAACATTCTAA